From Vidua macroura isolate BioBank_ID:100142 chromosome 5, ASM2450914v1, whole genome shotgun sequence, the proteins below share one genomic window:
- the LOC128808015 gene encoding histone H4: MSGRGKGGKGLGKGGAKRHRKVLRDNIQGITKPAIRRLARRGGVKRISGLIYEETRGVLKVFLENVIRDAVTYTEHAKRKTVTAMDVVYALKRQGRTLYGFGG, translated from the coding sequence ATGTCTGGCCGGGGCAAGGGCGGCAAGGGGCTCGGCAAGGGCGGCGCCAAGCGCCACCGCAAGGTGCTGCGCGACAACATCCAGGGCATCACCAAGCCGGCCATCCGCCGCCTGGCTCGGCGCGGCGGCGTCAAGCGCATCTCGGGGCTCATCTACGAGGAGACGCGCGGCGTGCTCAAGGTCTTCCTGGAGAACGTGATCCGCGACGCCGTCACCTACACGGAGCACGCCAAGAGGAAGACGGTCACGGCCATGGACGTGGTCTACGCCCTCAAGCGCCAGGGTCGCACTCTCTACGGCTTCGGCGGCTAA
- the LOC128808006 gene encoding histone H2B 8, whose amino-acid sequence MPEPAKSAPAPKKGSKKAVTKTQKKGDKKRRKTRKESYSIYVYKVLKQVHPDTGISSKAMGIMNSFVNDIFERIAGEASRLAHYNKRSTITSREIQTAVRLLLPGELAKHAVSEGTKAVTKYTSSK is encoded by the coding sequence ATGCCGGAACCAGCGAAATCCGCTCCTGCTCCCAAGAAAGGCTCCAAGAAAGCTGTGACCAAGACGCAAAAGAAGGGCGACAAGAAGCGTAGAAAGACTAGGAAAGAGAGCTACTCCATCTACGTGTACAAGGTGCTGAAGCAGGTGCACCCCGACACGGGCATCTCGTCCAAGGCCATGGGCATCATGAACTCCTTCGTCAACGACATCTTCGAGCGCATCGCGGGCGAGGCGTCGCGCCTGGCGCACTACAACAAGCGCTCCACCATCACGTCGCGGGAGATCCAGACGGCCGTGCGCCTGCTGCTGCCCGGCGAGCTGGCCAAGCACGCCGTGTCCGAGGGCACCAAGGCTGTCACCAAGTACACCAGCTCCAAGTAG
- the LOC128807999 gene encoding histone H2A-IV has translation MSGRGKQGGKARAKAKSRSSRAGLQFPVGRVHRLLRKGNYAERVGAGAPVYLAAVLEYLTAEILELAGNAARDNKKTRIIPRHLQLAIRNDEELNKLLGKVTIAQGGVLPNIQAVLLPKKTDSHKAKAK, from the coding sequence ATGTCCGGGCGCGGGAAGCAGGGCGGCAAGGCGCGCGCCAAGGCCAAGTCGCGCTCGTCGCGGGCCGGGCTGCAGTTCCCCGTGGGCCGCGTGCACCGGCTGCTGCGCAAGGGCAACTACGCGGAGCGCGTGGGCGCCGGCGCGCCCGTGTACCTGGCGGCCGTGCTGGAGTACCTGACGGCCGAGATCCTGGAGCTGGCGGGCAACGCGGCCCGCGACAACAAGAAGACGCGCATCATCCCCCGCCACCTGCAGCTCGCCATCCGCAACGACGAGGAGCTCAACAAGCTGCTGGGCAAGGTGACCATCGCGCAGGGCGGCGTGCTGCCCAACATCCAGGCCGTGCTGCTGCCCAAGAAGACCGACAGCCACAAGGCTAAAGCCAAGTAA